One Halanaerobium hydrogeniformans genomic window, CACATCATGTCTGGTTAAATAAACAAAATCTATCCCCTTAATATCTTTTAATATTTTCTGGACAGTTGCTAATCCTGAGTTTTTCTTATGAGGTAAATCAATCTGGGTTATATCTCCAGTTATTACTGCTTTAGAATTAAAACCAATTCTAGTCAAAAACATCTTCATCTGTTCTAAAGTAGTATTTTGAGCTTCATCTAAAATCACAAAAGAATCATCTAAAGTTCTCCCTCTCATATAGGCTAATGGAGCAACTTCAATAATATCTTTTTCCTGATATAATTTTGCTTTTTCTGGACCTAGTATATCGTAAAGTGCATCATATAAGGGGCGTAAATAAGGATCAACTTTTTCCTGCATATCTCCTGGTAAAAACCCCAAATTCTCTCCAGCTTCTATTGCAGGTCTTGTTAATACAATCCTATTAACCTTATTATTCATAAGACTTTTTACAGCCATTACCATTGCTAAATATGTCTTACCAGTCCCGGCTGGACCAATAGAAAAAACTATATCCCTGTTTTTTATAGACTCAATATATAATTTTTGCCCCATAGTTTTGGCTTTGATTTTTCTGCCCTTATAATTTTCCTGAATTACCTCATTATAAATATCATTTAAATTAACCTCTGGATTTCTTTTAAGTAATTCAGCAGCATATTTTAATTTTCTAGGTGAAAATTCATCTTTTCTATTTGTCATAGAAAGGAGCTTTTTTATTATCATTTCTTTTTTCTCCATATCACAATCTTGACATTCTATTTTAATTTGATTACCTCTTCCACTAAGTTTTACAGATAAAATATTTTCTAATAATTTTAAATTTCTATCATTATGCCCAAAAAAGTTTTGGGCTATCTGGTAATCATTTATTTCTATTTTACTTTCTCCTTTAGACAATTTTTAATCCTCCCTCATTATTTAATTAACTTCTAGAGCAAAGAAAATATTCCTTCCTTTTTATAAATATAGCTTCTTATAAAAACCCTATTTTTTTATTATATCATATTTGTATTAATAGATAAATTCACTTGAAAAAACTGCAACCTGAGGCTGCAGTTTTATCCAAGATTAAATTCAATTCTTTCTTTGCAGGGCTTTTGGCTCTGCTAAAATTTCTTTATAGAGCACAGCTTTTTCTAATTCGCTGTAATCTTGAAACTTTTCAGCAAATGAAACCCCGTCTTTTTTAGAAGTAAAAATTCTTTTTTCTTTTTTCATTCTTTCGTTTCTTTTCAATTCAACTTTTTTGTTAATAGCTTCTTTTTCCAACTCAGTTTTGCTACTTTTTTCAGGTGGTTCTTCTTCATAAGCTAATTTATATTCTTCTCGAGATCCTTGTTGCTCTGTTTCATAATTATAGTCATAATCATAGTCTCTATTTTGTGAACGACCTTCTTTTACATCAGCTTCCAATTCTGCAGCTTTTTCTTGGATAAAGTTAAATATCTTTTTAAAAGTATTTATAACTTTAACAAAAACAACAAAAAAGAAGATTAAAACAGGAAGTAAATATATTAAACTCTCCATAACTATTAATCCCTCCTGTTGAGAATTCCAAATTTAATTTCCAATATTTTCGTTATTCTTTTCCGATGACTCCGAAATGCTTGATCTCATTTTTGTATCAGATTCAATATTTTTCAGATTCATATAATCCATAACACCCAGATTACCATTTTTTAAGGCTTCTGCCATAGCTAAAGGAACTTGAGCTTCTGCTTCTACCACTTTAGCTCTCATTTCCTGTACCCTAGCTTTCATTTCTTGTTCTTCTGCAACTGCCATTGCTCTTCTTTCTTCTGCTTTAGCCTGTGCAATTTCTTTATCAGCTTCTGCCTGATCTGTCTGTAATTGGGCTCCAATATTTTTACCTACATCTACATCAGCTATATCAATTGATAATATTTCAAAAGCGGTACCAGAATCAAGACCCTTATCTAAAACAGTTTTAGAAATAGAATCTGGATTTTCAAGTACTTTTTTGTGAGATTCTGCTGAACCAACTGTAGTAACAATTCCTTCTCCAACTCTTGCCAGTACTGTTTCTTCACCAGCTCCACCAACCAGACGTTCTATATTAGCTCTTACAGTTACTCTAGCAGTAGCCATTACCTGTATACCATCCATAGCCACAGCTGTAACGATTGGTGTTTGAATTACTTTTGGGTTAACACTCATTTTTACTGCTTCTAAAACATCTCTTCCTGCTAAATCGATCGCTGCTGCCCTTTCAAAACTTAGAGCTATCTCTGCTCTATGAGCTGCTATTAAGGCATCAACAACCCGATCAACATTACCTCCAGCAAGGTAATGAGCTTCAAGTTGATCACTGCTTATTTTCATACCTGCCTTATGAGTTTTAATCATTGGGCCAACAATTGAGGAAGGAATAACCCGCCTTAATCTCATTCCAATTAAGTTAAAAAAACTAACCTTTACTCCAGCTGCTGTTGCAGAAATCCAAAGTCCAATTGGAATAAAGTAAAAAAATAGAACCAAAAATATTAATAACGCAATTAAAATAAATACTGTCAATAATTCCATTTTATTTTGCCTCCTCTTCTATTTCCCTAACAACTATTCTGCTTCCAGAAACTGATACAACCTCTACTGTGCTATTTTTTTCTATAAAACCGCCTTCACTTACTGCATCAACCCTGCTGTTGTCAATTTCTATCGTCCCTGCCGGTCTTAATTTTGTTATTGTAACAGCTTTGCGACCTACGTAATCTTTTTTATCTGAAGATGAGTAATATCCTTCAGAACTTTTTTCAAGTGATATCTTATTCCAAAACCGGCTTGTGCCGAGTTTTTT contains:
- a CDS encoding PhoH family protein, translating into MSKGESKIEINDYQIAQNFFGHNDRNLKLLENILSVKLSGRGNQIKIECQDCDMEKKEMIIKKLLSMTNRKDEFSPRKLKYAAELLKRNPEVNLNDIYNEVIQENYKGRKIKAKTMGQKLYIESIKNRDIVFSIGPAGTGKTYLAMVMAVKSLMNNKVNRIVLTRPAIEAGENLGFLPGDMQEKVDPYLRPLYDALYDILGPEKAKLYQEKDIIEVAPLAYMRGRTLDDSFVILDEAQNTTLEQMKMFLTRIGFNSKAVITGDITQIDLPHKKNSGLATVQKILKDIKGIDFVYLTRHDVVRHDLVKEIIKAYESYESGS
- the floA gene encoding flotillin-like protein FloA (flotillin-like protein involved in membrane lipid rafts); this translates as MELLTVFILIALLIFLVLFFYFIPIGLWISATAAGVKVSFFNLIGMRLRRVIPSSIVGPMIKTHKAGMKISSDQLEAHYLAGGNVDRVVDALIAAHRAEIALSFERAAAIDLAGRDVLEAVKMSVNPKVIQTPIVTAVAMDGIQVMATARVTVRANIERLVGGAGEETVLARVGEGIVTTVGSAESHKKVLENPDSISKTVLDKGLDSGTAFEILSIDIADVDVGKNIGAQLQTDQAEADKEIAQAKAEERRAMAVAEEQEMKARVQEMRAKVVEAEAQVPLAMAEALKNGNLGVMDYMNLKNIESDTKMRSSISESSEKNNENIGN